A region of Deltaproteobacteria bacterium DNA encodes the following proteins:
- the kdsB gene encoding 3-deoxy-manno-octulosonate cytidylyltransferase, with translation MRLAALIPARYSAQRLPGKPLADIGGVPMVVRVAERARQTAGVDAVAVATDDARIVEAVESAGFRALMTDPACRNGTERIAQAARDLPADGYLNVQGDEPLIDPRAIAQVASLLRAGAQMATLARPLQPSEADLPQVVKVVLDDRRRALYFSRSLIPYPRSGGEVAPLAHIGIYGFSSETLQRFAKLPETALERAEGLEQLRALSYGIPVDVGVGDYRSIAVDTPEDLERVRRLFEDEQRRHG, from the coding sequence GTGCGCCTCGCAGCCCTGATTCCCGCGCGCTACTCCGCCCAGAGACTGCCCGGAAAGCCTCTCGCCGACATCGGCGGGGTCCCGATGGTCGTGCGCGTCGCCGAGCGCGCCCGCCAGACCGCAGGCGTCGACGCGGTGGCCGTGGCGACGGACGACGCGCGGATCGTCGAGGCAGTCGAGTCTGCGGGATTTCGCGCCCTGATGACGGACCCGGCCTGCCGTAACGGGACCGAGCGGATCGCACAGGCTGCCCGCGATCTTCCCGCCGACGGCTATCTGAACGTGCAGGGGGACGAGCCCCTGATCGATCCGCGCGCGATCGCGCAGGTTGCCTCGCTCCTGCGCGCGGGCGCCCAGATGGCGACGCTTGCCCGCCCCCTGCAGCCGTCCGAGGCGGACCTTCCGCAGGTGGTGAAGGTGGTGCTCGACGACCGCCGCCGCGCGCTCTACTTCTCGCGCTCGCTCATCCCCTACCCGCGCAGCGGCGGCGAGGTGGCGCCGCTCGCGCACATCGGCATCTACGGATTCTCCTCCGAGACGCTGCAGCGGTTCGCGAAGCTCCCCGAGACCGCGCTGGAGCGGGCGGAGGGGCTCGAGCAGCTCCGGGCGCTCTCCTACGGGATCCCCGTCGACGTCGGAGTGGGCGATTATCGTTCGATTGCGGTGGATACGCCGGAAGATCTGGAGCGGGTGCGCCGGTTGTTCGAGGACGAGCAAAGGAGACACGGATGA
- a CDS encoding CTP synthase yields the protein MSAFRTERRGDPARGKRTKYIFVTGGVVSSLGKGLSSASLGALLENRGLKITHLKLDPYINVDPGTMSPFQHGEVYVTDDGGETDLDLGHYERFSSARMSRNNNATTGRIYLNVINKERQGEYLGKTVQVIPHITDEIKRFIFSAVEENDIVIVEVGGTVGDIESLPFLEAIRQMKYDVGSENALYIHLTLVPYISTAHEVKTKPTQHSVMKLREIGIQPDILLCRTDRPLSKEIKDKIALFCSVEPGSVFTAVDVQTIYELPLALHEEGLDDRVAELLNIWSRAPRLDKWERIVKAIKEPSREVRIAVVGKYVDLTESYKSLNEALVHGGIANDCRVSLDFIDSTQIEQLGADTLLQHVDAILVPGGFGVRGTEGKIAAVKYARERKIPFFGICLGLQMAAIEFARDVCGLDKANSHEFDEGTPHPVVSLMAEQKQVTAKGGTMRLGAYPCTLKPGSLASKVYGRQEISERHRHRYEINNAYRSQLEERGLVASGINEQLGLVEVIELQGHPYFIGCQYHPEFQSKPFQPHPLFAGFVKAALEQRARKGLSVPPPAQTATTPEIVLSSGTPVAKA from the coding sequence ATGAGCGCATTTCGGACGGAGCGCCGGGGCGACCCCGCTCGCGGAAAGCGGACCAAGTACATCTTCGTCACCGGCGGCGTCGTGTCGTCGCTGGGCAAAGGGCTCTCTTCCGCATCGCTCGGCGCCCTGCTCGAAAACCGCGGCCTGAAGATCACCCACCTCAAGCTCGATCCGTACATCAACGTCGACCCGGGGACGATGAGCCCCTTCCAGCACGGCGAGGTCTACGTCACCGACGACGGCGGCGAGACCGATCTCGACCTCGGTCACTACGAACGCTTCAGCTCGGCGAGGATGTCCCGCAACAACAACGCCACCACCGGGCGCATCTACCTGAACGTGATCAACAAGGAGCGCCAGGGCGAGTACCTGGGCAAGACCGTGCAGGTGATTCCCCACATCACCGACGAGATCAAGCGCTTCATCTTCAGCGCCGTCGAGGAGAACGACATCGTCATCGTCGAGGTGGGCGGGACCGTCGGCGACATCGAGTCGCTGCCGTTCCTCGAGGCCATCCGGCAGATGAAGTACGACGTCGGCAGCGAGAACGCGCTCTACATCCACCTGACGCTCGTGCCGTACATCTCCACCGCGCACGAGGTGAAGACCAAGCCCACGCAGCATTCGGTGATGAAGCTGCGCGAGATCGGCATCCAGCCCGACATCCTCCTCTGCCGCACCGACCGGCCGCTCTCCAAGGAGATCAAGGACAAGATCGCGCTCTTCTGCTCGGTCGAGCCTGGCTCCGTCTTCACCGCGGTCGACGTGCAGACCATCTACGAGCTGCCGCTCGCGCTGCACGAGGAAGGGCTCGACGATCGGGTGGCGGAGCTCCTCAACATCTGGAGCCGCGCGCCCCGGCTCGACAAGTGGGAGCGCATCGTCAAGGCCATCAAGGAGCCTTCGCGCGAGGTGCGCATCGCGGTGGTCGGCAAGTACGTCGATCTCACCGAGTCCTACAAGTCGCTGAACGAGGCGCTGGTCCACGGCGGAATCGCCAACGACTGCCGCGTCTCGCTCGACTTCATCGACTCCACGCAGATCGAGCAGCTCGGCGCCGATACCCTGCTCCAGCATGTCGACGCCATCCTGGTGCCCGGCGGGTTCGGCGTGCGCGGCACCGAGGGGAAGATCGCCGCGGTGAAGTACGCCCGGGAGCGGAAGATCCCGTTCTTCGGCATCTGTCTCGGCTTGCAGATGGCGGCCATCGAGTTCGCCCGCGACGTCTGCGGGCTGGACAAGGCGAACAGCCACGAGTTCGACGAGGGCACGCCCCACCCGGTGGTCTCGCTGATGGCGGAGCAGAAGCAGGTCACCGCCAAGGGCGGGACCATGCGTCTCGGAGCTTATCCCTGCACGCTGAAGCCGGGCTCGCTCGCCTCGAAGGTGTACGGACGGCAGGAGATCAGCGAGCGGCATCGGCACCGGTACGAGATCAACAATGCCTACCGCTCGCAGCTCGAGGAGAGGGGGCTCGTCGCCAGCGGCATCAACGAGCAGCTCGGCCTGGTCGAGGTGATCGAGCTGCAGGGGCATCCGTATTTCATCGGCTGCCAGTACCACCCCGAGTTCCAGAGCAAGCCGTTCCAGCCGCACCCGCTCTTCGCCGGGTTCGTCAAGGCGGCGCTCGAGCAGCGCGCCCGCAAGGGGCTCTCGGTGCCTCCGCCGGCGCAGACTGCAACCACGCCGGAGATCGTCCTTTCTTCGGGCACGCCGGTAGCCAAAGCGTGA
- a CDS encoding 3-deoxy-8-phosphooctulonate synthase, producing MKFGGGQLVVIAGPCVIEGEEFTLRHARRVADAAQKHGVPVVFKSSFDKANRSSGKSFRGPGLAEGLRILSRVKKEVGLPVLTDVHEPAQCAPAAEVADVLQIPAFLSRQTDLIAAAGQTGRAVNVKKGQFLAPEDMKNVVEKLREVGTRDVLLTERGASFGYHNLIVDMRSLIILRQLAPVCFDATHSVQRPGAQGTASGGDRTFAPALARAAAAVGIDALFCEVHEDPDRALSDGPNSLTFAIWDALVGDVLRIRRALSATAP from the coding sequence GTGAAGTTCGGCGGCGGCCAGCTGGTCGTGATCGCGGGTCCGTGCGTGATCGAGGGCGAGGAGTTCACGCTCCGTCACGCGCGCAGGGTGGCGGACGCCGCGCAGAAGCACGGGGTGCCGGTCGTCTTCAAGAGCAGCTTCGACAAGGCGAACCGCAGCAGCGGGAAGTCCTTTCGCGGTCCCGGGCTCGCCGAGGGGCTGCGGATCCTCTCGCGCGTAAAGAAGGAAGTCGGCCTGCCGGTGCTTACCGACGTGCACGAGCCCGCGCAGTGCGCGCCCGCCGCCGAAGTGGCGGACGTGCTGCAGATCCCGGCGTTCCTCAGCCGGCAGACGGATCTCATCGCCGCGGCGGGGCAGACCGGACGCGCCGTGAACGTGAAGAAAGGGCAGTTTCTCGCGCCGGAGGACATGAAGAACGTCGTCGAGAAGCTTCGCGAGGTGGGTACGCGCGACGTCCTTCTCACGGAGCGCGGCGCATCGTTCGGCTATCACAACCTGATCGTCGACATGCGCTCGCTGATCATCCTCCGGCAGCTTGCGCCGGTGTGCTTCGACGCGACGCATTCCGTGCAGCGGCCCGGCGCGCAGGGCACCGCGAGCGGCGGCGACCGGACGTTCGCCCCGGCGCTTGCACGGGCCGCCGCGGCGGTCGGCATCGACGCGCTGTTCTGCGAGGTGCACGAGGATCCCGATCGCGCCCTCTCCGACGGTCCGAACTCGCTCACGTTCGCGATCTGGGACGCGCTGGTCGGCGACGTGCTCAGGATCCGCCGCGCGTTGTCAGCCACAGCCCCGTAG
- a CDS encoding DMT family transporter — MAVADVERLQGFPLRAVVEAAIRHGSVDVEHHQTDALQQCARQLLRHGALLPWRPARRGARYGILATVTGPRPPARHHPAGLLGTAVAILYVFLWASAFVPSRILARAAPPLTILWIRFFLAGGALFVGAWLAGLRIPGDRGTWLRLLLLGTGGNALYLGLNYEALRHLSAGMGSIVASTNPLLLALLAPWLLREPLTLRKTVGLLLGFSGVVLAMHTRALTQEARPIDVLISAVGVLAFVFSNILYKRWRRRPHPVVLNAAQLLLAGAVLLPAALLIEGRPRVEWTFPVLASLAFLIVVLSIGASMLWFWILQHGEASRVSAYFFLTPVFGLLLGAVMLGEPLAPLDAVALVVIATGLWLTTRGGS, encoded by the coding sequence ATGGCCGTCGCGGACGTCGAACGCCTTCAAGGCTTCCCCTTGCGCGCCGTAGTAGAGGCGGCCATCCGTCATGGTTCCGTCGACGTCGAGCACCACCAGACGGATGCGCTGCAGCAGTGCGCGCGGCAGCTTCTTCGGCACGGCGCGCTTCTACCATGGCGGCCGGCGCGTCGCGGCGCGCGCTACGGCATCCTAGCCACCGTGACCGGTCCACGGCCGCCCGCGCGGCATCATCCGGCGGGCCTCCTCGGAACGGCCGTCGCAATCCTCTACGTCTTTCTCTGGGCATCCGCGTTCGTCCCCAGCCGTATCCTCGCCCGCGCCGCGCCGCCGCTCACCATCCTCTGGATCCGCTTCTTCCTCGCCGGGGGTGCGCTGTTCGTCGGCGCATGGCTCGCCGGCCTGCGCATCCCCGGCGACAGGGGGACCTGGCTGCGGCTGTTGCTCCTCGGCACCGGCGGCAACGCCCTCTATCTCGGGTTGAACTACGAGGCGCTGCGGCACCTGTCCGCCGGAATGGGCTCCATCGTCGCCAGCACCAACCCCCTGCTTCTCGCACTGCTGGCGCCGTGGCTCCTGCGCGAGCCCCTCACGCTGCGCAAGACAGTGGGCCTGTTGCTCGGGTTCTCCGGGGTCGTGCTCGCCATGCACACCCGGGCGCTGACGCAGGAGGCGCGCCCCATCGACGTGCTGATTTCCGCCGTGGGCGTCCTCGCGTTCGTGTTCTCGAACATCCTCTACAAGCGATGGCGCAGGCGGCCGCATCCGGTGGTGCTGAACGCGGCGCAGCTCCTGCTCGCCGGAGCGGTGCTGTTGCCGGCTGCGCTGCTCATCGAGGGCAGGCCACGGGTCGAATGGACGTTTCCGGTCCTGGCGAGCCTCGCATTCCTGATCGTGGTGCTGAGCATCGGCGCGTCCATGCTCTGGTTCTGGATCCTCCAGCACGGCGAGGCGAGCCGGGTCAGCGCCTATTTCTTCCTCACGCCGGTCTTCGGCCTCTTGCTCGGGGCGGTGATGCTGGGCGAGCCGCTCGCGCCGCTCGATGCAGTGGCCCTGGTGGTGATCGCTACGGGGCTGTGGCTGACAACGCGCGGCGGATCCTGA
- a CDS encoding 3-deoxy-D-manno-octulosonate 8-phosphate phosphatase, giving the protein MTDGRLYYGAQGEALKAFDVRDGHGLRLLTLYGGVKLAVLTGRRADLVEQRCRELSIGHVVGQSRAKGDAIERIAADLAIPLAEAAFMGDDVNDLPALRKVALSCAPADAAPEVLAEVQWVSRRPAGRGAVRELCEVLLAAKVGWPPPEEEPKPVPQA; this is encoded by the coding sequence ATGACGGATGGCCGCCTCTACTACGGCGCGCAAGGGGAAGCCTTGAAGGCGTTCGACGTCCGCGACGGCCATGGGCTGCGGCTCTTGACGCTGTACGGCGGCGTGAAGCTCGCCGTGCTCACCGGACGCCGGGCGGACCTCGTGGAGCAGCGATGCCGCGAGCTCTCGATCGGGCATGTGGTGGGACAGAGCCGCGCGAAGGGCGACGCCATCGAGCGCATCGCGGCCGACCTCGCCATTCCCCTCGCCGAGGCCGCTTTCATGGGGGACGACGTGAACGATCTTCCGGCGCTGAGAAAGGTGGCGCTCTCCTGCGCGCCCGCGGACGCCGCTCCCGAGGTCCTGGCGGAAGTGCAGTGGGTGTCCCGCAGGCCCGCCGGACGCGGAGCGGTGCGCGAGCTGTGCGAGGTGCTCCTGGCGGCGAAGGTCGGTTGGCCCCCGCCTGAAGAAGAGCCGAAGCCCGTTCCGCAGGCATGA
- a CDS encoding lipid A biosynthesis acyltransferase, whose product MSVGRRKRFRRELRVRALLAALPLLRVLPLRAGAALGWLAWYLVPRQRRLAQAHLALAFPERSEGERARIGRASFVNLGLAALEAARADRLDIRKTVELGPDAERVLRAVQAEGNGVVLVTGHIGAWELFARRVAALGFPCGTVAKEAHDPRLTALLQRSREAAGVRVFWRGDPMSARQILRFLRAGGMLGFLIDQDTRVAGHFVPFFGRPAFTPRAAGDLAARLGAPLVFACAHRVASGVHRMVVRPVDVPRTGDRERDSFALTAAATREIEEEIRKRPDEWVWMHPRWRTQSGDIARKN is encoded by the coding sequence ATGAGCGTCGGCCGGCGAAAGCGCTTCCGACGCGAGCTGCGCGTCCGGGCGCTCCTCGCGGCCCTGCCTCTCCTCCGCGTTCTGCCGCTCCGCGCAGGAGCCGCGCTGGGCTGGCTGGCCTGGTATCTGGTGCCGCGGCAACGGCGGCTGGCGCAGGCGCACCTGGCGCTCGCGTTTCCGGAGCGGAGCGAAGGGGAGCGCGCGCGGATCGGCCGCGCCAGCTTCGTCAATCTCGGCCTCGCGGCGCTGGAGGCGGCGCGCGCTGACCGCCTCGACATTCGCAAGACCGTGGAGCTGGGACCCGATGCCGAACGCGTTCTGCGAGCGGTACAGGCGGAGGGCAACGGCGTGGTCCTGGTGACCGGGCACATCGGGGCGTGGGAGCTCTTCGCCCGGCGTGTCGCCGCGCTGGGGTTCCCCTGCGGCACGGTCGCGAAGGAGGCGCACGATCCCCGTCTCACTGCGCTGCTGCAGCGGAGCCGCGAGGCGGCGGGCGTGCGGGTCTTCTGGCGAGGCGACCCGATGTCCGCGCGGCAGATCCTCCGCTTCCTGCGCGCCGGTGGAATGCTCGGCTTTCTCATCGATCAGGACACACGGGTCGCCGGCCACTTCGTTCCGTTCTTTGGCCGCCCGGCATTTACGCCGCGTGCCGCCGGCGACCTGGCGGCACGACTAGGGGCGCCGCTGGTGTTCGCTTGCGCGCATCGAGTGGCAAGCGGCGTGCATCGGATGGTCGTGCGACCGGTCGACGTTCCTCGCACGGGCGATCGCGAGCGAGACTCTTTCGCGCTCACCGCCGCAGCCACCAGGGAGATCGAGGAAGAGATCCGGAAACGGCCGGACGAGTGGGTCTGGATGCACCCCCGCTGGCGTACACAGAGCGGCGATATTGCAAGGAAAAACTAG
- the lptB gene encoding LPS export ABC transporter ATP-binding protein, whose product MTTLHAHGLSKSFRGRRVVDGVSFSVAPGEVVGLLGPNGAGKTTSFHCVVGLLAPDAGEVRLGERDLSGLPLHERARMGIGYLPQEPSIFRKLTVRQNFLLVLEGFGMKRAEQEEKADELLTEFDLLRVADARGETLSGGERRRAEIARSLLADPRFMLFDEPFAGIDPIAVHDLQRLIHRLREKGLGILITDHAVRETLGICDRAVLLVEGRLLESGTPAEIAASQRARAVYLGERFRLE is encoded by the coding sequence ATGACGACGCTCCACGCGCACGGCCTCTCCAAGAGCTTCCGCGGACGCCGCGTCGTCGACGGCGTGTCCTTCTCCGTGGCGCCCGGCGAGGTGGTGGGCCTTCTCGGACCGAACGGCGCCGGCAAGACCACCAGCTTCCATTGCGTGGTCGGCCTCCTCGCGCCGGACGCGGGCGAGGTGCGCCTCGGCGAGAGGGACCTCTCCGGCCTTCCCCTTCACGAGCGCGCCCGGATGGGAATCGGCTACTTGCCGCAGGAGCCGTCGATCTTCCGCAAGCTGACGGTGCGGCAGAACTTCCTGCTCGTCCTGGAAGGCTTCGGGATGAAGCGGGCGGAGCAGGAGGAGAAGGCCGACGAGCTGTTGACGGAGTTCGATCTGTTGCGCGTCGCGGACGCCCGTGGAGAGACGCTCTCCGGCGGGGAGCGCCGGCGCGCGGAGATCGCCCGCTCGCTGCTCGCCGATCCGCGCTTCATGCTGTTCGACGAGCCGTTCGCCGGCATCGATCCCATCGCGGTGCACGACCTGCAGCGTCTGATCCACAGGCTGCGGGAGAAGGGGCTGGGGATCCTGATCACCGACCACGCGGTCAGAGAGACGCTGGGGATCTGCGATCGCGCGGTCCTGCTCGTGGAAGGAAGGCTTCTCGAGTCGGGAACTCCGGCCGAGATCGCGGCTTCGCAGCGGGCGCGCGCCGTGTACCTCGGCGAGCGGTTCAGGCTAGAGTAA
- the rpoN gene encoding RNA polymerase factor sigma-54 produces MALELKQSLRLSQQLVMTPQLQQAIKLLQLSRLELVDLIRSEMEQNPLLEEPQEGAETELNEAPPELVSTLNQSIEASELAPPAPEVAQPDLKARAEGDVKRDDIDWEQYLDNYQTQHTAPSGGGFSSEDLPSLESTLTRGENLTEHLMEQLRMVGLSPEEERIGGLIIGNLNRDGYLVVDPDLQPTVPAFEPDPAPADPDKPPEVPAVAPEALEALRREQESRKPKSECDPLLLLALEAGVSAATAEKVLKKIQRFDPIGCAARDLRECLLVQAKHYNSEGEGKDDPDAELLPAIIRKHLKSVESKKYPVIARDLQVSLDEVVAAIKLLSRLDPKPGRNYSGEEPQYITPDVYIHKIGDQYVTVLNDDGLSKLRISQHYRNALKNGASPQSKEYIQEKLRSAVWLIRSIHQRQRTIVKVTDSIIKFQRDFLDKGIAHLKPLILRDVAEDIGMHESTVSRVTTNKYVHTPQGIYELKFFFNSSIARANGGDDIASEAVKNQIKQIVSGEPGDKPYSDQKIVEILRSQNVDIARRTVAKYREVLGILPSSKRKRYF; encoded by the coding sequence ATGGCGTTGGAGCTCAAGCAGAGTCTGAGGTTGTCGCAGCAGCTGGTGATGACTCCCCAGCTGCAGCAGGCGATCAAGCTTCTGCAGCTCTCGAGACTCGAGCTGGTCGATCTCATCCGCTCCGAGATGGAGCAGAATCCTCTTTTGGAGGAGCCGCAGGAGGGAGCCGAGACCGAGCTGAACGAGGCTCCGCCCGAGCTGGTCTCGACCCTCAACCAGAGCATCGAGGCGAGCGAGCTCGCGCCGCCCGCCCCGGAAGTCGCCCAACCCGATCTGAAGGCCCGCGCCGAAGGCGACGTCAAGCGCGACGACATCGACTGGGAGCAGTACCTCGACAACTACCAGACCCAGCACACCGCCCCCTCCGGCGGCGGGTTCAGCTCCGAGGACCTGCCCTCGCTGGAAAGCACGCTCACGCGCGGCGAGAACCTCACCGAGCACTTGATGGAGCAGCTGCGGATGGTGGGGCTGTCGCCCGAAGAGGAGCGGATCGGCGGGCTGATCATCGGGAACCTGAACCGCGACGGCTATCTGGTCGTCGACCCTGATCTGCAGCCCACCGTGCCTGCCTTCGAGCCGGACCCTGCGCCGGCGGATCCGGACAAGCCGCCGGAAGTCCCCGCCGTGGCTCCCGAGGCATTGGAGGCGTTGCGGCGCGAGCAGGAGTCGCGCAAGCCGAAGAGCGAATGCGATCCGCTGCTCCTGCTTGCGCTCGAGGCCGGGGTCTCGGCGGCGACGGCGGAGAAGGTGCTGAAGAAGATCCAGCGCTTCGATCCCATCGGCTGCGCCGCGCGCGACCTGCGCGAGTGCCTGCTGGTCCAGGCCAAGCACTACAACAGCGAGGGCGAGGGCAAGGACGACCCGGACGCCGAGCTCTTGCCGGCCATCATCCGCAAGCATCTGAAGAGCGTGGAATCGAAGAAGTACCCGGTCATCGCGCGCGACCTGCAGGTCTCGCTCGACGAGGTGGTGGCGGCGATCAAGCTCCTCTCCCGCCTCGATCCGAAGCCCGGCCGCAACTACTCCGGGGAGGAGCCGCAGTACATCACGCCCGACGTCTACATCCACAAGATCGGCGACCAGTACGTCACGGTCCTCAACGACGACGGGCTCTCCAAGCTCCGCATCTCCCAGCACTACCGGAACGCGCTGAAGAACGGCGCCAGCCCGCAGAGCAAGGAGTACATCCAGGAGAAGCTCCGCTCCGCGGTGTGGCTGATCCGCTCCATCCACCAGCGGCAGCGCACCATCGTCAAGGTCACCGATTCGATCATCAAGTTCCAGCGCGACTTCCTCGACAAGGGGATCGCGCACCTCAAGCCGCTGATCCTGCGTGACGTGGCCGAGGACATCGGGATGCACGAGAGCACGGTCTCGCGCGTGACCACGAACAAGTACGTGCACACTCCGCAGGGCATCTACGAGCTGAAGTTCTTCTTCAACTCCTCCATCGCCCGCGCCAACGGCGGCGACGACATCGCCAGCGAGGCGGTGAAGAACCAGATCAAGCAGATCGTCTCCGGCGAGCCCGGGGACAAGCCGTACAGCGATCAGAAGATCGTGGAAATCCTCCGCTCCCAGAACGTCGACATCGCGCGGCGCACCGTCGCGAAATACAGGGAGGTGCTCGGGATCCTGCCGTCCAGCAAGCGCAAGAGGTACTTTTAG
- the raiA gene encoding ribosome-associated translation inhibitor RaiA, producing the protein MQVNITFRNMFATEALRNHVQDKLSKVVDKYLDKVTEAHVTLSLERYLHQADVNLHAGHFHVRGKEKSEDMYASIDTAIDKIERQLKKHKERLKNHRPAHVHQAGPVRVRYEVFSAREDLDGISPELIRRDEFLAKPMSVEEALMQMDLLNNDFLVFTRPDSSELNVIYRRKDGNYGLIAPGGESVVKQQVAAK; encoded by the coding sequence ATGCAGGTCAACATCACCTTCAGGAACATGTTCGCCACCGAAGCTCTGCGGAACCACGTGCAGGACAAGCTCTCCAAGGTGGTCGACAAGTACCTGGACAAGGTGACCGAGGCCCACGTCACGCTGTCCCTGGAGCGCTATCTGCACCAGGCCGACGTCAACCTCCACGCCGGACACTTCCATGTCCGCGGGAAAGAGAAGTCGGAGGACATGTACGCGTCGATCGACACGGCGATCGACAAGATCGAACGGCAGCTCAAGAAGCACAAGGAGCGCCTGAAGAACCACCGGCCGGCGCACGTCCACCAGGCCGGCCCGGTGCGCGTCCGCTACGAGGTCTTTTCCGCGAGGGAGGATCTCGACGGCATTTCTCCCGAGTTGATCCGCCGGGACGAGTTCCTCGCCAAGCCGATGAGCGTCGAGGAAGCCTTGATGCAGATGGACCTGCTCAACAACGATTTCCTCGTCTTCACCAGGCCCGACAGCTCCGAGCTGAACGTCATCTACCGGCGCAAGGACGGCAATTACGGTCTGATCGCGCCGGGCGGTGAAAGCGTCGTGAAGCAGCAAGTCGCCGCGAAGTGA
- a CDS encoding PTS sugar transporter subunit IIA, which produces MRIAEFLREDLVFPDLAATDKAGVLGEMCAGLARVYPSLSAQKLTETLLEREKLGSTGIGEGVAIPHGKLSGLPGLLAAFARKKSGVDFAAIDAKPTYLFFVLFAPDNSAGLHLKALARISRLFKQPQFRQGILAANDGAAIFRLISEEDAKY; this is translated from the coding sequence ATGCGCATCGCCGAGTTCCTGCGCGAGGACCTGGTGTTCCCCGACCTCGCGGCGACGGACAAGGCGGGCGTGCTCGGCGAGATGTGCGCCGGGCTTGCCCGGGTCTACCCGTCGCTCTCCGCGCAGAAGCTCACCGAGACGTTGCTCGAGCGCGAGAAGCTCGGCTCGACCGGGATCGGCGAGGGCGTCGCGATTCCGCACGGCAAGCTCTCCGGGCTTCCCGGTCTTCTTGCAGCGTTCGCGCGAAAGAAGTCAGGCGTCGACTTCGCCGCCATCGACGCCAAGCCGACGTATCTCTTCTTCGTGCTCTTCGCGCCGGACAACTCAGCGGGCCTGCATCTCAAGGCCCTGGCCCGCATCTCGCGGCTGTTCAAGCAGCCGCAGTTCAGGCAGGGGATCCTCGCCGCGAACGACGGCGCCGCAATCTTCCGGCTGATCTCCGAGGAAGACGCGAAGTACTGA
- a CDS encoding HPr kinase/phosphorylase, whose translation MDSIKIEQLVKDLDFDLRLELLAGEGGLDRRVVSSRIQKPGLALSGFTEHIHKDRLQVFGNTEISYLATLRHDEALKRVRDLFRLPIACLVVTKNLPVEDWVKREASDARVPLLRTSHLSSTFIDNIERFLQEALTASTSVHGVLIDVIGVGVLILGKSGIGKSELALDLVTRGHRLVADDIVDLKKKQGGSVYGSGSEIIKHHMEIRGIGIINIKDLFGVSAVRERKKVEMVVELVEWDDKVEYDRLGVEEQKYTILDIEVPLLVIPVRPGRNLTTIVEVAARNHLLKLQGHHSAKEFQEKLSREIAQATLTRGIGDEVE comes from the coding sequence ATGGACTCGATCAAGATCGAGCAGCTCGTCAAGGACCTGGATTTCGATCTCCGCCTCGAGTTGCTGGCCGGAGAGGGCGGTCTCGATCGGCGCGTGGTCAGCTCTCGCATCCAGAAGCCGGGGCTGGCGCTCAGCGGCTTCACCGAGCACATCCACAAGGACCGCCTTCAGGTGTTCGGCAACACCGAGATCAGCTACCTCGCGACCTTGCGCCACGACGAGGCGCTCAAGCGCGTGCGCGATCTCTTCCGCCTCCCCATCGCCTGCCTGGTGGTGACCAAGAACCTGCCGGTCGAGGACTGGGTGAAGCGCGAGGCCAGCGACGCCCGCGTCCCGCTGCTGCGTACCAGCCATCTCTCCTCCACCTTCATCGACAACATCGAACGGTTCCTCCAGGAGGCGCTCACCGCCAGCACCTCCGTGCACGGCGTGCTCATCGACGTGATCGGCGTCGGCGTCCTCATCCTCGGTAAGAGCGGGATCGGCAAGAGCGAGCTGGCGCTGGATCTGGTGACCCGCGGCCACCGCCTGGTGGCGGACGACATCGTGGATCTAAAAAAGAAGCAGGGTGGCTCCGTCTACGGGAGCGGATCGGAGATCATCAAGCACCACATGGAGATCCGCGGGATCGGCATCATCAACATCAAGGACCTCTTCGGCGTGTCCGCCGTGCGCGAGCGCAAGAAGGTGGAGATGGTGGTGGAGCTGGTCGAGTGGGACGACAAGGTCGAGTACGACCGGCTCGGCGTCGAGGAGCAGAAGTACACCATCCTCGACATCGAGGTACCGCTGCTGGTGATCCCGGTGCGTCCCGGCCGCAACCTGACCACCATCGTCGAGGTGGCGGCGCGCAACCACCTGCTCAAGCTGCAGGGCCATCACTCCGCCAAGGAGTTCCAGGAGAAGCTCTCGCGCGAGATCGCGCAGGCCACGCTGACCCGCGGGATCGGCGACGAGGTCGAGTAG